TTAAAAGTGCTCGGGAATCCTATGCCATTACTTACTGAATGATAAGATTAGGAATCTGGGTTTCTCCTCATTGTTGGTTGACTTCTTCTCTGTTATCATTGCATCCATGATCAATTTTTAAGTACTCTGCCATTATTTTCTTGTGAGTGCCTCAACACTACCCACGCCATGGGATGGCCGGACCCCCAATGCATATTGGTATCTCATTTGTTTGCATTACATCATGTTTGTCTTTTGTGCCTTCTTGATCAAAATGCTTTAAACATTTTTCTAGCAAAGAACTAAATTCAGtgatctcatattttttttgtacgTCATTTTCACGAGGCCAAGAAAATGGTGGAATATTAGCGATCACCACAGTGGTCttacaaaattttcttcaatttttcctttATCTTTTGTGACCAAGTcgagaaatattataaaactaCTTATATTTGATGAATGTCTTGTGAAATTTAAGAGTGGGGAAATCTTTTCTGTCATGTACTTTGTTCTTACCTCGGTTCAAATTAATTCTCACTCAAACTTATGATAGTAAACTTTCAGGATAACTTAGAGGCATCCACGCATCTTCGTAAATGTGCGAAGTCTCCCAATTATATGGAGCATTCCAAGTAATTCTTACCAACTCTCTCGAGTGATAtatcttatatataaaatattctagGATGATGGGAAGCATAAGATTTCTAAAGTACATTAATAAGATGAAACCCAATTGATTAAAGCATTATACCGAAGAATATTCAAGCATTAAAGGcaagaattttcaaaacattctaaagtgtttttaacaatAAACCTCAAGTCTTTTAAAACTCTTTAGTATCGATTTAAATCGAAAAATGCTAACTTAGCAACATCAATCCTCTTGAATGAACTTCGGCTGTCTTTAATAATACATCTTATTCTTTTAGAACTCTCAAGTATAATCTTTTTAAGTCAGCAAATGTTGATTTAATAACATTAATTGCCTCcgcccatgtttttttttttttttttgagattctTGAGATTTTAAACATGGATTGCATACTTACTTTACGGATCTAATTACCTTGGTATGCTTGTAAGATGTTTTTGGTGTGAGCTTGGTGAGGTTTCTCTGGCCTTTATTCATTGAATTTGACTTTGTTTTATTGATTTAGCTTGATTGAacattgattttctcatatttatttatttttttttatgaaaaatatgaaataacatTGAGATATGAAGTTTCATGAGATGCCTTTATGCATGCATCTAGGTTTCACTCATGTACCTCAATGTCTGCATGGTTGACTACTAGTTCAGTATTAAAAAATGAGATGATTCAAAATCCGAGTTgtatgaatcaaatgaaaatggaCACAAGTAAgttctttttatatttgtgaCACATGATACCATGCAGATTTTCAGAGGAAGAGCAGACAGTTCTGGGGTGGTATGGTAATCATTGAATTGTGGGGTATGTATCATGGGCCCAGGACACTTAGCTGGAGACGATGCTTTGCAAATTACAAGGTTTTGGGGTAACTGAGGTGAGCTTGGGTTCGTAGAATATACAGCCCCGTGTGCCGCGGGACTGATCATCTGAAGGACTGGACCTTTGGGCCTAACAACGTCCCAACAGAGAAAAATGAGGCCAGACTTTTGAGGAGCCCAAGATTAGTTGCGCATCACTGGGCCCATTGAAGGCTTTTTGTGAAGATATTTGAATAGGCCAGACTTTCTATTCCCAAAATACAAGAATGGGCCTCCACTTGCCAACGCTTTAgcctataaatatttttgttttatatgaaGATTTGGGAACGAAGGTCAGAAGCTGTGTGTGGGATTTGACAGGTTTGATGGCGGGGGAACCACCCGAATGATGCCGCCACGTTATTTCGATAAAAAATGTGAAGGTAAAATAAGTAAGAAAGCGAAAAAGAGGCCTGTGCAGATACGGAGGTGCAGGAGTTTCCTATGGGAGTGAGTAGAGATGGCAGAGGGACAGAGGCATCGGACAGGGTGCTCCTTATCCACTCTCGTCCAACGTGTTTGTCGTGACCATCCCACCTCGAACTCAACGCCTTAACACTGCCCATCACTGATTCACTCTTTGCAGTTACTGAAAAAGGGGAATTCCTCTTTAGGATggtcaaaataataataataattttattattaaatatattttctatattatctataaataaatttaatatcgtTAATAATATGAGATGTTGACATATTATGGTAGGTATAAGTAATTAATAGTAGATTCCTCGGCCCAAAAAATTGTTATTCATGTGCTATATTATCCAAgagttatttcatttaatagttATGTgtcatttaattaaatatttataaattatttaattaatgagtgtttatgaaaaataatttttttctattattataataaaattttaaattatctgttccatatataaaatgatataataatattacgatatgaatttttatttatgagatattgaattttttttatatagtttttttttaaatattaatctttttgaaaaaaaattaattttttaaacaatctcTCGTTAATATTCAACACATCAAATGTATCTTCCACTCCATTTGAGaaagatatatgaaaatttagaaagaaagaaataaatactttaatacaaaaacatataaaattttgtttattatagaaattatatatgaaaatttagaaagaaagaaagaaatattatgcaaaggaaaaaaaaatcatataaaaatttaaaatttattttattacaaaaataaaaaatgattaaatattctctatcattttcttattatttttagatgtttcgaatgaaaaattaaatattttatcattattaattttaatacaaaaaacataatttatcaaattaaaattaaaatatatatgtatatatgaaaaaaaaaattgtcatttttattatagaattatggaacttgtttttttcttaataaaatttaaaattagaataaaaataaaaataaatatagaaaaaaaagaagcacAATAAacgatattttgaaaatattttaaatttttttttgttttaaataataaaattaaattatcattatgtaaaataatggtaagggttaaacccaaaatttagatttaaaatttaaatattaataattatgataaatatgGAACCACGGACCATAAATAttctaacaaattaaatataatattttaaatgttttaaattttaaaagttttagtaaatcacaattttgatatttaatccTATACAAGAATTATAAAAGATTGGTCCCTTTCCAATAATGATCACGTGTAGCTCAACCCATCCGTTAATTTTCCCTTACTGCTGTAATTAATCTCTACTAATTAACAACTGCACTCAAAGATTTGATTTTAAGATATTTGATGGCTTCTTGTAAAttgtaatatatttatatataaaaaaaagctCTGAAATCACGCCCTGCCAGCACTGATGGCACTATGGCAGTCTCCAGCAAACAAAACGACGGACTTACGGTTGTCCTACACTGCAAAGTTAACCTTTACTGTGGTAAAAAGGGACTGGAGGGAAGGGTAGTTTAGTCATTGCAATTGTACCAGCCCTGTCACGCGGCACGCCTATAAAGGCCAAGGTGACCCCTTCACCGTTTTCTGCAACTGAGAGCCATGGCTTCTTCTTCCACCATCTCCTCGTCTTTTGGTTTCTTTGCGGTGTTCCTTTTCCTCTGCACCCTCTCCCATGCTACGAACCCGGGGCTCATTTTAACCGTCGTCAACAACTGTCCCTTTACCATCTGGCCAGCCATCCAGCCAAACGCCGGCCACGACGTCCTGGAGCGTGGCGGCTTCGCCCTCCACACCCTTACCCACCGCTCCTTCTCCGCCCCTTCTCACCACTGGTCCGGCCGGATCTGGGCTCGCACCGGATGCACCTACATCAACGGCAAGTTCTCCTGCGTCACCGGCGACTGCGGCGGCCGCCTCGAATGCAGCGGCTCCGGTGGCGCCGCTCCCGCCACTCTGGCCCAGTTCACCCTCCATCACGGCCAGAACGACTTCTCATCCTACGCCGTCAGCCTCGTCGATGGATTCAACCTTCCGATGACGGTGACCCCACACGAAGGGAAGGGGTTGTGCCCAGTGGTGGGTTGCAGGGCCAATCTACTGGAGACGTGTCCGGGGAAGCTGCAAATGTGGTCCCCACTTGAACATGGGAAGGTGGTGGCCTGCAAGAGCGGGTGTGAGGCGTTTGGTACCGATGAGCTGTGTTGCAGGAACCACTACAACAGTCCTCAGACATGCAGAGCTTCCAGCTTCTCGGAGTTCTTCAAGCATGCTTGTCCAGCCACGTTTACCTATGCCCACGATAGCCCCTCTCTCATGCACGAGTGTTCTTCACCGCGTGAGCTCAAGGTCATCTTCTGTCACTAAAGCCATGTTTGTCTAGCCTGCTTCCTTCCAGAGAAgagaaggataaaaaaaatattatatatgtattagTGTGCATCCCTTTGCCGTTTTGTTTTCATGAGTCTTTCAGAGAATGTATTATGGTTATGAATAATGTTTCGCCGGTTTTGGGCTTTATTACGTGAATCATATTATGCGCAGTGGTAAAGGTCTCTCCTTTTCGGAAGTGCAGTATGTTAATGCTcctcctttattttcttttcatgatgtccttttcttttcttttcttttttttttttttttttccttatgaaaggCGGTGACAAACTCACGTCGaatttttaaatagttgatGGATAAGTTGAGAGATCGACATGCCTTTTTTTAAATCGGAAGAAAGGAAAATCACccatataattatatttcaaacaGATGGACAGGATGAGGATTAGTGTCACATATATTACTTTAATCTTAAAAAGTAAGGCCAAGGGGAAAAGGCTACTCCCACGTGACTTTTGCCATCAATTTTTTACCCCCTACATTTCCCACATcatactaaataaaatttactaATGTTTgagattcatttttaaaatttatttatatgtctaagatcaatttaatttatatgtcaATCCGCTTTGATTTCACTCAGAGATTTTGGATAAGCAAGGAAAATGGTGGAGCCAGAGGCCTATTTGCGAGGAAATGATTTCAGATGATTTCAGGTATTTCAAGTCGACTTGTGTCATGAATTATGGAGAAGCTTCAAGAGGGTGCGCACTTCGCTCACTCAGACTCGAACGTTTAGACGACTCCTATCAGAGTCGGACAGCCGGAGCAGATTGCTGTTGAGGTAAAGGAAtcttttccttatctttttctcCATAATACTCTTTCTTCTATTACTACGACCTGCCTTGAAATTGGTGTCACGtgtacctttcttttcttttttcccttctttgatTTGAATATTATAGTAAATGtatacctttttgtttttacttt
The sequence above is drawn from the Vitis riparia cultivar Riparia Gloire de Montpellier isolate 1030 chromosome 6, EGFV_Vit.rip_1.0, whole genome shotgun sequence genome and encodes:
- the LOC117915951 gene encoding osmotin-like protein; this encodes MASSSTISSSFGFFAVFLFLCTLSHATNPGLILTVVNNCPFTIWPAIQPNAGHDVLERGGFALHTLTHRSFSAPSHHWSGRIWARTGCTYINGKFSCVTGDCGGRLECSGSGGAAPATLAQFTLHHGQNDFSSYAVSLVDGFNLPMTVTPHEGKGLCPVVGCRANLLETCPGKLQMWSPLEHGKVVACKSGCEAFGTDELCCRNHYNSPQTCRASSFSEFFKHACPATFTYAHDSPSLMHECSSPRELKVIFCH